Proteins encoded within one genomic window of Prauserella marina:
- the fdhD gene encoding formate dehydrogenase accessory sulfurtransferase FdhD: protein MGRVTVRRPVRMLTAQGQRRRPDALAAEEPLELRVAGKPLAVTMRTPGHDVELAHGFLLSEGVIGSRADIATARYCDSVDDTGRNTYNVLDLALAEGVPEPDTGVERNFYTTSSCGVCGKAALDAVKLRSRFDPSGSPFAVTTDTLAALPDDLRQRQRVFAATGGLHAAALFSEDGELLVVREDIGRHNAVDKVLGWALLDDRIPLLNTGLLVSGRASFELVQKAAMAGMPLLAAVSAPSSLAVELAEENGMTVVGFLRGSSMNVYTGDKRIVET, encoded by the coding sequence ATGGGCCGAGTCACCGTGCGCCGGCCGGTGCGGATGCTCACCGCACAGGGGCAGCGGCGCAGGCCGGACGCACTGGCCGCGGAAGAACCACTTGAGCTCAGGGTCGCGGGCAAACCGCTCGCGGTCACCATGCGTACACCCGGCCACGATGTGGAACTGGCACACGGGTTTCTGCTGTCGGAGGGGGTCATCGGTTCCCGCGCCGACATCGCCACGGCCCGCTACTGCGACAGCGTCGACGACACCGGCCGCAACACCTACAACGTGCTCGACCTCGCCCTCGCCGAGGGAGTCCCGGAACCGGACACCGGTGTCGAGCGCAACTTCTACACCACGTCCTCGTGCGGAGTGTGCGGAAAAGCGGCACTGGACGCCGTCAAACTGCGCAGCAGGTTCGACCCTTCCGGCTCCCCGTTCGCCGTTACCACAGACACGCTCGCCGCGCTGCCCGACGACCTCAGGCAGCGACAACGCGTTTTCGCCGCAACGGGCGGTTTACACGCGGCCGCGCTGTTTTCCGAGGACGGCGAGCTGCTGGTGGTCCGCGAGGACATCGGAAGGCACAACGCCGTCGACAAAGTGCTCGGCTGGGCACTGCTCGACGACCGGATTCCCCTGCTGAACACCGGATTGCTGGTGTCGGGAAGGGCGTCGTTCGAGCTCGTCCAGAAAGCCGCGATGGCGGGAATGCCGCTGCTGGCAGCGGTGTCCGCGCCATCGTCACTGGCAGTGGAACTCGCGGAGGAGAACGGAATGACCGTCGTCGGTTTCCTGCGCGGCAGCAGCATGAACGTGTACACGGGCGACAAACGCATCGTGGAAACCTAA
- a CDS encoding FdhF/YdeP family oxidoreductase encodes MARNAPREDFDDDSENSLRIGEPKQWAAGIPGVTVSLRRSWEQMGAGRTVRTLRLLNQRSGFDCPGCAWPEPREADGEHRKLAEFCENGAKAVAEEATKRKAGADFFAAHSVEELAGKSDYWLGQQGRLTEPMVLREGATHYTPIAWDEAFSLVAGELRSLAHPGEAIFYTSGRTSNEAAFVYQLLARGFGTNNLPDCSNMCHESSGAALTESTGIGKGTVSLADVHEADLIVVIGQNPGTNHPRMLSALSKAKDNGAKVVAINPLPEAGLLRFKDPQTVRGVLGKGSPLADEFCQVRLGGDLALLQAVGNLLVSWEDSAPGTVLDRDFVEGSTDGYADYAKQVRALDWAEVDKATGLAREQIARVAGMIARSRRTVYCWAMGLTQHKHAVPTIREVANLALMRGMIGKPGAGLCPVRGHSNVQGDRTMGIWERMPESFLAALDAEFGITVPREHGWDVVEAIRAMRDGKGKVFFAVGGNFASATPDTEHTEKALRNCSLTVHVSTKLNRSHVVTGTRALILPTLGRTERDVWQGTERFVTVEDSMSAVHASHGALAPASEQLLSEVAILSRLGTALFGEDHPVPWARFEGDYDAIRDHIAAVVPGCEDYNARVREPDGFVLPNPPRDSREFTGTLTGKARFAASELEYPAVPEGRLLLQTMRSHDQYNTTIYGLSDRYRGIEGGRRVVLVHPADIAELGFADGDLVDLVSEWGEGVRRAPRFRLVSYPTARGCAAAYFPEANALVPLDAVADTSNTPASKAIVIRLEAASAGSGSAG; translated from the coding sequence GTGGCACGTAACGCACCGCGCGAGGACTTCGACGACGACTCCGAGAACTCCCTCCGCATCGGCGAACCCAAACAGTGGGCGGCGGGCATCCCCGGCGTCACGGTGTCCCTGCGCAGGTCGTGGGAACAGATGGGAGCCGGCAGGACCGTCCGCACGCTCCGGCTGCTGAACCAGCGCTCCGGTTTCGACTGTCCCGGCTGCGCGTGGCCGGAGCCGAGGGAAGCCGACGGAGAACACCGCAAGCTCGCCGAGTTCTGCGAGAACGGCGCGAAGGCCGTGGCCGAGGAAGCGACGAAACGCAAGGCAGGCGCGGACTTCTTCGCGGCACACTCGGTCGAGGAGCTAGCTGGCAAGAGCGACTACTGGCTCGGTCAGCAGGGCAGGCTCACCGAGCCGATGGTGCTGCGCGAGGGCGCCACCCACTACACGCCGATCGCGTGGGACGAGGCGTTTTCCTTGGTAGCGGGTGAACTTCGCTCACTCGCGCACCCCGGCGAGGCCATCTTCTACACCTCGGGCCGCACGAGCAACGAGGCCGCGTTCGTCTACCAGCTTCTCGCGCGCGGTTTCGGCACCAACAACCTTCCCGATTGCAGCAACATGTGCCACGAGTCCTCCGGCGCGGCGCTGACGGAGTCGACCGGTATCGGCAAGGGCACCGTGTCGCTGGCCGACGTCCACGAAGCGGACCTGATCGTCGTGATCGGACAGAATCCCGGCACGAACCACCCCAGGATGCTCTCGGCGCTGTCGAAGGCGAAGGACAACGGGGCGAAGGTCGTCGCGATCAACCCGTTGCCGGAAGCCGGTCTGCTGCGCTTCAAGGACCCGCAGACAGTACGCGGAGTACTCGGCAAGGGAAGCCCGCTCGCCGACGAGTTCTGCCAGGTCCGGCTCGGCGGGGATCTCGCGCTGTTGCAGGCGGTGGGCAACCTGCTCGTGTCGTGGGAGGACTCCGCGCCCGGCACGGTGCTCGATCGCGACTTCGTCGAAGGATCCACCGACGGCTACGCCGACTACGCGAAACAGGTGCGCGCTCTGGACTGGGCCGAGGTCGACAAGGCCACCGGGCTGGCCCGCGAACAGATCGCGAGGGTCGCGGGCATGATCGCGCGGTCGCGGCGCACCGTGTACTGCTGGGCGATGGGGCTCACCCAGCACAAGCACGCCGTGCCGACCATCAGGGAGGTCGCCAATCTCGCGCTCATGCGGGGAATGATCGGCAAGCCGGGAGCTGGCCTGTGCCCGGTCAGGGGGCACTCGAACGTCCAGGGCGACCGCACCATGGGCATCTGGGAACGAATGCCGGAAAGCTTCCTCGCCGCGCTCGACGCGGAATTCGGCATCACCGTCCCTCGCGAGCACGGCTGGGACGTCGTCGAGGCCATCCGCGCGATGCGCGACGGAAAAGGCAAGGTGTTCTTCGCCGTCGGCGGCAACTTCGCGTCGGCGACACCGGACACCGAGCACACGGAAAAAGCGCTGCGCAACTGCTCGCTGACCGTGCACGTGTCGACGAAACTCAACCGCTCACACGTCGTCACCGGCACGAGGGCATTGATCCTGCCGACGCTGGGCCGCACGGAACGCGACGTGTGGCAAGGGACCGAACGGTTCGTCACCGTCGAGGACTCGATGTCGGCGGTCCACGCCTCGCACGGCGCGCTCGCACCGGCGAGCGAGCAGCTGCTGTCCGAGGTCGCGATCCTGTCGCGCCTGGGCACGGCACTCTTCGGCGAGGACCATCCGGTGCCATGGGCGCGATTCGAAGGCGACTACGACGCGATCCGCGACCACATCGCGGCGGTCGTGCCCGGCTGCGAGGACTACAACGCCAGGGTCCGCGAACCGGACGGATTCGTGCTGCCCAACCCGCCGAGGGACAGCAGGGAATTCACCGGGACCCTGACGGGCAAGGCGAGGTTCGCCGCGAGCGAACTGGAGTATCCGGCCGTGCCAGAGGGAAGGCTGCTGCTCCAGACCATGCGCAGTCACGACCAGTACAACACCACCATCTACGGGCTGTCCGACCGCTACCGGGGCATCGAGGGAGGACGACGGGTCGTTCTCGTGCATCCCGCCGACATCGCCGAACTGGGCTTCGCCGACGGTGACCTCGTCGATCTCGTGTCCGAATGGGGCGAGGGCGTACGGAGGGCACCGAGGTTCCGGCTGGTGTCCTATCCGACCGCCCGTGGCTGCGCGGCAGCGTACTTCCCCGAGGCCAACGCGCTCGTTCCGCTCGACGCCGTCGCCGACACCTCGAATACCCCCGCGTCCAAGGCCATCGTGATCAGGCTCGAAGCGGCGAGTGCCGGTTCGGGAAGCGCGGGCTGA
- a CDS encoding MFS transporter, translated as MASAILNPLNSTMIAVALVPIGHTFGSGPAQTALLITSLYLATAIGQPIAGMLVDRWGPRKVLLAGAAAVALAGTGGLLALSLDWLIGVRALLGIGTCAGFPAAMAVLRRHGDANGGGIPAGTLAALSVSAQTIMVIGPTFGGALIALFGWPAIFAVNVPLAAGAMLLAWIWVPRDRPRTGPAPRLDVKGVLTDGAILRTYLRQALAFLAIYAILFGYVQWLQTDRGLGEAEAGFLLLPMSVVAVTAAAFSARITGIRLRLVLSVAALVAGSVLLLFVETSTWIGLLILVAALFGLAQGLTSVTNQTALYAQASSAQMGTASGFFRTAQYIGAMLASALIAACFGAEPSARGLHALGIALGVVALALLVVTIADRRLRGPATLARSATPAQNGGRGT; from the coding sequence GTGGCAAGCGCCATCCTCAATCCCCTCAACTCCACCATGATCGCGGTGGCGCTCGTGCCCATCGGGCACACGTTCGGCTCAGGGCCCGCGCAAACCGCACTGCTCATCACGAGCCTCTACCTCGCCACCGCCATCGGCCAGCCCATCGCGGGAATGCTCGTCGACCGCTGGGGTCCCCGCAAAGTACTGCTCGCCGGTGCCGCCGCGGTCGCGCTCGCCGGAACCGGCGGCCTGCTCGCCCTCTCGCTCGACTGGCTCATCGGGGTGCGGGCGCTGCTCGGCATCGGCACGTGCGCCGGTTTTCCCGCCGCGATGGCGGTCCTGCGCAGGCACGGCGACGCCAACGGAGGCGGTATCCCGGCGGGAACACTCGCCGCGCTTTCGGTGTCCGCGCAGACGATCATGGTCATCGGTCCGACCTTCGGGGGCGCGCTCATCGCGCTGTTCGGCTGGCCCGCCATCTTCGCCGTGAACGTCCCGCTCGCCGCCGGGGCGATGCTGCTGGCCTGGATCTGGGTGCCGCGTGACCGGCCCCGCACGGGCCCCGCTCCCCGGCTCGACGTGAAGGGGGTGCTGACCGACGGCGCCATCCTGCGCACCTATCTCCGGCAAGCGCTCGCGTTTCTCGCGATCTACGCGATTCTCTTCGGCTACGTGCAATGGCTACAGACCGACAGGGGACTCGGCGAGGCGGAAGCGGGATTCCTGCTGCTGCCGATGTCGGTCGTCGCGGTCACCGCCGCGGCGTTTTCCGCGCGCATCACCGGAATCCGGCTGCGGCTCGTGCTCTCGGTCGCGGCGCTCGTCGCGGGCTCCGTGCTGCTGTTGTTCGTCGAGACCAGCACTTGGATCGGGTTGCTGATTCTCGTCGCCGCGCTGTTCGGTCTCGCGCAGGGACTGACCAGTGTGACAAATCAGACAGCACTCTACGCGCAGGCTTCCTCGGCGCAGATGGGAACGGCGAGCGGCTTCTTCCGCACCGCGCAATACATCGGCGCGATGCTGGCATCCGCCCTGATCGCGGCGTGTTTCGGCGCGGAACCGAGCGCACGCGGACTGCACGCGCTCGGCATCGCGCTCGGCGTGGTCGCGCTCGCCCTGCTTGTGGTGACGATCGCCGATCGCCGCCTGCGCGGACCGGCGACGCTCGCGCGCTCGGCTACTCCGGCTCAGAATGGCGGCCGTGGCACGTAA
- a CDS encoding valine--tRNA ligase, with the protein MTENAPQQPTELPNAWNPAEEEAGLYERWVSAGYFTADAESDKPPFTIVLPPPNVTGSLHMGHALNHTLMDALTRRRRMQGYEVLWLPGMDHAGIATQNVVERDLAGEGLSRHDLGRERFVERVWDWKATYGGKILDQMRRLGDGVDWSRERFTMDENLSLAVRAMFKKLYDDGLVYRAERIINWCPRCHTALSDIEVEHSDDDGELVSIRYGDGDASIVVATTRAETMLGDTAVAVHPDDERYAHLVGTEIELPLTGRRIPVVADEHVDPEFGTGAVKVTPAHDPNDFEIGRRHDLPMLTIMDERAAITVPGPFEGMDRFEARPAVVAALREQGRIVAEKRPYVHAVGHCSRCDTVVEPRLSLQWWVKVEPLASAAGEAVRDGRTTVHPQELAKRYFDWVDNMHDWTISRQLWWGHRIPVWYGPDGEMVCVGPGEQPPAGEGWYQDPDVLDTWFSSGLWPFSTMGWPEQTADLAKFYPTSVLSTGYDILFFWVARMMMLGLHAMDGVQPFDHIYLHGLIRDASGKKMSKSRGNVIDPLDWMDRFGADATRFTLARGANPGADMALAEEWAAGSRNFCTKLWNATRFAIGNGAVAGRRLPDAAELTEADRWILGRLRTVVSEVDSLLEEFQFAKATNVLYHFTWDELCDWYLELAKVQLTEDSAAAENTRVVLGQALDTVLRLLHPFIPFITERLWTTLTGGESLVVAAWPEGAIALPAVDEVADSRIADVQKLVTEIRRFRSDQGLKPGQRVATALSGEGFAAIEGHESAIRALARLSDPSDSFSATASLDVALGGGVATVEVDTSGTIDVAAERKRLHKDLAAAEKELKQTEGKLGNQAFLDKAPADVVDKIRIRRDTAAADIERITGKLAALPS; encoded by the coding sequence GTGACGGAGAACGCGCCCCAGCAACCCACCGAACTGCCCAACGCATGGAACCCGGCCGAGGAAGAAGCCGGCCTTTACGAGCGCTGGGTATCGGCTGGTTACTTCACGGCCGACGCGGAGTCGGACAAGCCGCCGTTCACGATCGTGCTTCCTCCGCCCAACGTCACCGGCAGCCTGCACATGGGACACGCGCTCAACCACACCCTGATGGACGCGCTGACCCGCAGGCGCAGGATGCAGGGCTACGAGGTGCTGTGGCTGCCTGGCATGGACCACGCGGGCATCGCCACCCAGAACGTCGTCGAGCGTGACCTCGCCGGTGAGGGACTTTCCCGGCACGACCTCGGCAGGGAACGGTTCGTCGAGCGGGTCTGGGACTGGAAGGCCACCTACGGCGGCAAGATCCTCGACCAGATGCGCAGGCTCGGTGACGGCGTCGACTGGTCGCGCGAGCGGTTCACGATGGACGAGAACCTGTCGCTGGCCGTGCGCGCGATGTTCAAGAAGCTCTACGACGACGGCCTTGTCTACCGCGCCGAGCGCATCATCAACTGGTGCCCTCGCTGCCACACCGCGCTGTCGGACATCGAGGTCGAACACTCCGACGACGACGGCGAACTGGTGTCCATCCGCTATGGCGACGGCGACGCCTCGATCGTCGTGGCCACGACGCGGGCCGAGACGATGCTCGGTGACACTGCCGTCGCGGTGCATCCGGACGACGAGCGCTACGCCCACCTCGTCGGCACCGAGATCGAACTGCCGCTCACCGGGCGGCGCATTCCGGTCGTCGCCGACGAGCACGTCGACCCCGAATTCGGGACCGGCGCGGTGAAGGTGACTCCCGCGCACGATCCCAACGACTTCGAGATCGGCCGCAGGCACGACCTGCCGATGCTGACGATCATGGACGAGCGGGCCGCGATCACGGTCCCAGGCCCATTCGAGGGCATGGACCGGTTCGAGGCCAGGCCCGCCGTCGTCGCGGCGCTGCGCGAACAGGGCCGGATCGTGGCGGAGAAGCGGCCCTACGTGCACGCGGTCGGGCACTGCTCGCGGTGCGACACCGTCGTCGAGCCACGCCTGTCACTGCAATGGTGGGTCAAGGTCGAGCCGCTCGCCAGCGCCGCCGGCGAGGCCGTGCGGGACGGCCGTACGACCGTGCACCCGCAGGAGCTGGCCAAGCGCTACTTCGACTGGGTCGACAACATGCACGACTGGACCATCTCGCGTCAGTTGTGGTGGGGGCACCGCATTCCCGTCTGGTACGGCCCCGACGGCGAGATGGTGTGCGTCGGACCCGGCGAGCAGCCACCGGCGGGCGAGGGCTGGTACCAGGATCCCGACGTCCTCGACACGTGGTTCTCCTCGGGCCTGTGGCCCTTCTCGACGATGGGCTGGCCGGAGCAGACGGCCGATCTCGCGAAGTTCTATCCGACCAGTGTGCTGTCCACCGGCTACGACATCCTGTTCTTCTGGGTCGCCAGGATGATGATGCTCGGTCTCCACGCGATGGACGGCGTGCAGCCCTTCGACCACATCTACCTGCACGGGCTCATTCGCGACGCGAGCGGCAAGAAGATGTCCAAGTCGCGGGGCAACGTCATCGACCCGCTCGACTGGATGGACCGCTTCGGCGCCGACGCCACGCGGTTCACGCTCGCTCGCGGAGCCAACCCCGGCGCGGACATGGCACTCGCCGAGGAGTGGGCGGCCGGGTCCCGCAACTTCTGCACGAAACTGTGGAACGCCACCAGGTTCGCGATCGGCAACGGGGCGGTCGCTGGCAGGCGACTGCCGGACGCGGCCGAGCTGACGGAGGCGGACCGCTGGATACTCGGCAGGCTGCGTACCGTGGTGTCCGAAGTGGACTCGCTGCTGGAGGAGTTCCAGTTCGCCAAGGCCACCAACGTGCTCTACCACTTCACCTGGGACGAGCTGTGTGACTGGTACCTGGAGCTGGCGAAGGTCCAGCTCACCGAGGACAGCGCCGCCGCGGAGAACACGCGCGTCGTGCTCGGGCAGGCGCTGGACACGGTGCTGCGACTGCTGCACCCCTTCATTCCGTTCATCACCGAACGCCTGTGGACGACGCTGACCGGAGGTGAGTCGCTCGTCGTCGCCGCGTGGCCCGAGGGCGCGATCGCGCTGCCCGCCGTCGACGAGGTCGCCGACAGCCGGATCGCCGACGTGCAGAAGCTGGTCACCGAGATCCGCCGGTTCCGCTCCGATCAGGGCCTCAAGCCCGGTCAGCGGGTCGCGACCGCCCTTTCCGGTGAGGGGTTCGCCGCCATCGAGGGCCACGAGTCGGCGATCAGGGCGCTCGCCCGGCTGTCCGATCCTTCGGATTCGTTCTCCGCGACGGCGTCACTGGACGTGGCCCTTGGCGGGGGAGTGGCGACCGTCGAGGTCGACACCTCGGGCACGATCGACGTGGCGGCCGAGCGCAAGCGGTTGCACAAGGATCTCGCCGCCGCGGAGAAGGAACTGAAGCAGACCGAGGGCAAGCTCGGCAACCAGGCATTCCTCGACAAGGCACCGGCCGACGTCGTCGACAAGATCAGGATCCGCCGCGACACGGCCGCCGCCGACATCGAGCGCATCACCGGAAAGCTCGCGGCCCTTCCCTCATGA
- a CDS encoding sensor histidine kinase has protein sequence MKAIRDLSAGAFEHPALLYRDEESYLAGTVPFVRAGVAANEPVAVAVPGPKGTSIASALGLAARRVTWIDMRQAGRNPARIIAGVLRDFADSCGDRPVRIIGEPVWAGRTDSEYPACAQHEALINAAFAGRGATILCPYDVSALSAAVLADAERTHPVLVEDGIRRQSAGYAPDEVVSRYNLPLEVHPYAASMQFDLGSLGKARHFAVAAGGEAGLAGDVLDDLALAVGELTANSVQHGGGTGLLSVWRDDGQLVIQVADAGRLADPLAGRRSASGHQRGGRGLLLVNHVADLVRTHVTERGTTTRAYFRLP, from the coding sequence GTGAAGGCAATCAGGGACCTGTCGGCGGGTGCGTTCGAGCACCCGGCTTTGCTGTACCGGGACGAGGAAAGCTATCTCGCCGGCACGGTTCCGTTCGTGCGCGCCGGAGTGGCTGCGAACGAGCCGGTCGCCGTCGCCGTGCCAGGGCCGAAGGGAACGAGCATCGCCTCGGCGCTCGGGCTCGCGGCGAGAAGGGTGACCTGGATCGACATGCGGCAGGCCGGCCGCAATCCCGCGCGGATCATCGCCGGGGTTCTTCGGGACTTCGCCGACTCCTGCGGCGACCGGCCCGTTCGCATCATCGGCGAGCCGGTGTGGGCGGGCCGCACCGACAGCGAATACCCGGCGTGCGCACAGCACGAGGCCCTCATCAACGCCGCCTTCGCCGGCCGAGGCGCCACGATCCTGTGCCCCTACGACGTGTCCGCGCTGAGCGCGGCCGTGCTGGCCGATGCCGAACGGACCCACCCCGTCCTCGTCGAGGACGGGATCCGGCGGCAGAGCGCGGGCTACGCGCCGGACGAGGTCGTTTCGCGGTACAACCTGCCGCTGGAGGTACACCCTTACGCCGCGTCGATGCAGTTCGACCTCGGCAGTCTCGGCAAGGCACGGCACTTCGCCGTCGCGGCGGGCGGCGAAGCGGGGCTCGCCGGTGACGTGCTCGACGACCTTGCTCTCGCCGTCGGCGAACTCACGGCCAACAGTGTCCAGCACGGCGGAGGGACCGGCCTGCTGAGCGTGTGGCGGGACGACGGTCAGCTCGTGATCCAGGTGGCCGACGCGGGCAGGCTGGCCGATCCGCTCGCGGGACGCAGGTCGGCGAGCGGCCATCAGCGAGGCGGGCGTGGCCTTCTGCTCGTCAATCATGTCGCCGACCTCGTCAGAACCCATGTGACGGAGCGGGGTACGACGACACGCGCGTACTTCCGGCTTCCCTAG
- a CDS encoding MFS transporter small subunit, translating into MNDTPHTRRLPLLVLVWLWVGLPFAYGFYELILKVVQLFGG; encoded by the coding sequence GTGAACGACACCCCGCACACGCGTCGGCTGCCGCTGCTGGTGCTGGTCTGGCTGTGGGTCGGCCTGCCCTTCGCCTATGGCTTCTACGAGCTCATCCTCAAGGTCGTGCAACTGTTCGGCGGCTGA
- a CDS encoding alpha/beta hydrolase, which produces MHAADGNPARQPGFGRRAFLIAGAASGIGVGAATAVGLTGPPSTSTTALRRSAGTAYPTPLVGPGAARSERVYSHARGRYVDLVFVLPVNEPPRGLPMSLLLHGLHGSARTAGATGLLRRLSSQVTAKQVRPYGFVAVDGGDSYWHQHNPGDDPMAMLLEEIPVWLRERGLGGADGRPFAVTGTSMGGFGALLYGRRRKERRQPVRAIGAISPALITSWPEMRKRNAFDDRADWASMDPLRHITATAGIPTAVWCGTGDAFIPGVREFIRRAKPEIAYTAPGGHNDQFFRTAVPGLIGFLGKYAPLGDRSA; this is translated from the coding sequence GTGCATGCAGCCGACGGGAACCCAGCACGACAACCCGGCTTCGGAAGGCGCGCGTTTCTCATCGCGGGCGCGGCCTCCGGCATCGGAGTCGGGGCAGCCACCGCCGTCGGGCTGACCGGCCCGCCGTCCACATCGACCACCGCGCTACGCCGTTCGGCGGGCACCGCCTATCCCACACCGCTCGTCGGGCCCGGCGCGGCACGCTCGGAGCGGGTCTATTCCCACGCGCGGGGCCGTTACGTCGACCTTGTCTTCGTGTTGCCCGTCAACGAGCCGCCGAGGGGACTGCCGATGTCCCTGCTGTTGCACGGACTTCACGGTTCCGCTCGCACGGCCGGCGCGACCGGCCTGCTGCGCAGGCTGAGTTCGCAGGTCACCGCAAAGCAGGTCCGGCCATACGGGTTCGTCGCGGTCGACGGCGGCGACAGCTACTGGCACCAGCACAATCCCGGCGACGATCCGATGGCCATGCTGCTTGAGGAAATCCCGGTGTGGCTGAGGGAACGCGGGCTCGGCGGCGCTGACGGGCGCCCGTTCGCCGTCACCGGCACGTCGATGGGCGGCTTCGGGGCGCTGCTCTACGGCAGACGGCGCAAGGAACGGCGGCAGCCGGTACGCGCGATCGGCGCCATCTCCCCCGCGCTCATCACGTCATGGCCGGAGATGCGCAAGCGCAACGCGTTCGACGATCGCGCGGACTGGGCTTCGATGGACCCGCTGCGGCACATCACGGCAACCGCCGGAATCCCGACCGCCGTGTGGTGCGGAACCGGCGACGCGTTCATTCCCGGCGTACGGGAATTCATCAGGCGTGCCAAGCCGGAAATCGCCTACACAGCGCCAGGCGGCCACAACGACCAGTTCTTCCGGACAGCCGTCCCCGGGCTCATCGGATTCCTCGGCAAGTACGCCCCGCTCGGCGACCGGTCGGCATGA
- a CDS encoding L-lactate MFS transporter, which translates to MALGFLDRSRSIAPPGWSRWLIPPAALSVHLAIGQVYAWSVFKPPLEDTLSLSGTASALPFQFGIVMLGLSAAFGGTLVERNGPRWAMFVSMTCFSAGFLISALGVATSQYWLVVFGYGVVGGIGLGIGYISPVSTLIKWFPDRPGMATGIAIMGFGGGALIASPWSSGMLEAFGVTTGGIATAFLVHGLVYLVFMSMGVFLVRVPAPDWRPPNWKPEQAVGGKMITTASVSARNAIRTPQFWLLWVILCFNVTAGIGILEKASPMITEFFRGTSVPVGAAAAAGFVGLLSLTNMLGRFVWSSTSDIVGRRNIYRLYLGAGALMYLVIALTTNSSKLVFVLCAMLILSFYGGGFATVPAYLKDLFGTYQVGAIHGRLLTAWSAAGVLGPLIVNAIADSQEAAGKEGPALYTTSLFIMMGLLVVGFVANELVRPVDPKFHEPVADAASPAQKEAR; encoded by the coding sequence GTGGCACTCGGCTTCCTTGACCGCTCTCGCAGCATCGCACCCCCTGGCTGGAGCAGATGGCTGATCCCGCCCGCGGCGCTGTCGGTGCATCTGGCCATCGGACAGGTCTACGCATGGAGCGTATTCAAACCGCCGCTGGAAGACACCCTTTCGCTGTCCGGGACGGCGAGCGCGCTGCCCTTCCAGTTCGGCATCGTGATGCTCGGGCTCTCCGCCGCGTTCGGCGGAACCCTGGTCGAGCGCAACGGCCCCCGGTGGGCCATGTTCGTGTCGATGACCTGCTTTTCCGCCGGTTTCCTCATCTCGGCGCTCGGCGTGGCCACCTCCCAGTACTGGCTCGTCGTGTTCGGTTACGGAGTCGTCGGCGGCATCGGACTCGGTATCGGGTACATCTCGCCGGTGTCGACGCTCATCAAGTGGTTTCCCGACCGGCCTGGGATGGCCACCGGTATCGCGATCATGGGCTTCGGTGGCGGCGCGCTGATCGCCTCGCCGTGGTCGAGCGGGATGCTGGAGGCTTTCGGCGTCACCACGGGCGGGATCGCGACGGCCTTCCTCGTCCACGGCCTCGTCTACCTCGTGTTCATGTCGATGGGCGTGTTCCTGGTTCGGGTACCCGCACCGGACTGGCGGCCACCGAACTGGAAACCGGAGCAGGCGGTCGGCGGCAAGATGATCACCACGGCCAGCGTCTCGGCCCGCAACGCCATCAGGACTCCACAGTTCTGGTTGCTCTGGGTGATCCTGTGCTTCAACGTCACCGCGGGTATCGGCATCCTTGAGAAGGCAAGCCCGATGATCACGGAGTTCTTCCGGGGCACCTCGGTTCCGGTCGGCGCGGCGGCAGCGGCGGGCTTCGTCGGCCTGCTCTCGCTGACCAACATGCTCGGCAGGTTCGTCTGGTCGTCCACATCGGACATCGTCGGCCGCCGCAACATCTACCGGCTCTACCTCGGTGCCGGTGCGCTGATGTATCTCGTGATCGCGCTGACGACCAACAGTTCCAAGCTGGTGTTCGTGTTGTGCGCGATGCTGATCCTTTCCTTCTACGGTGGTGGTTTCGCGACGGTACCCGCCTACCTCAAGGACCTGTTCGGTACCTATCAGGTCGGAGCGATCCACGGCAGGCTGCTCACCGCCTGGTCCGCGGCGGGGGTGCTGGGGCCGCTGATCGTCAACGCGATCGCCGACAGCCAGGAGGCGGCGGGCAAGGAAGGTCCCGCGTTGTACACGACGTCACTGTTCATCATGATGGGTTTGCTGGTGGTCGGTTTCGTGGCCAACGAGCTGGTGCGCCCAGTGGACCCGAAGTTCCACGAGCCCGTCGCCGACGCGGCGAGCCCGGCTCAGAAGGAGGCCAGGTGA
- a CDS encoding MarR family winged helix-turn-helix transcriptional regulator, translated as MTRVPHQIAQLAGQLRGVVGQLHRRLRQVDNAEVLTPTQSAVLGRLNREGAATQSELASAEHVRQQSMAATIAVLDELGYLERGSDPKDGRRVVLSLSDLGRKTVQGVHQHRDEWLAAALAAGFTARERSTIAEAMPLLERLAQH; from the coding sequence ATGACCCGCGTTCCCCATCAGATCGCCCAGCTCGCAGGGCAGCTCCGCGGAGTCGTCGGCCAACTGCACCGGCGGCTGCGGCAGGTCGACAACGCCGAAGTACTGACCCCGACGCAGTCGGCGGTACTCGGCAGGCTCAACAGGGAAGGCGCTGCCACGCAGAGTGAGCTGGCCTCGGCCGAACACGTACGGCAGCAATCCATGGCCGCGACCATCGCGGTGCTCGACGAACTGGGCTACCTCGAACGCGGCAGTGACCCGAAGGACGGCCGCAGGGTCGTGCTCTCGCTGTCGGACCTGGGCAGGAAAACCGTTCAGGGAGTGCACCAGCACAGGGACGAATGGCTCGCCGCCGCGCTCGCCGCCGGGTTCACCGCACGGGAACGCTCCACCATCGCCGAGGCCATGCCGCTGCTGGAGCGCCTCGCCCAACACTGA